Sequence from the Bacteroidales bacterium genome:
AAAAATGTATCAGGCCTAAGGCTGACAGCAAACGTTCACTGGCGATAGGTTCGTTTTTATACGACCCGATTAATATGCTCACTCTTGATGCGCAATTAGCCCCTTATGCATCAAGCGAAAGAGATTTGCTCTATAAGCATCTTGAAAAAGTAAAAAAGGGGGATCTGTTGTTGCTGGACAGAGGATACGCTAGCATTGCCCTGATATTTTTGCTTAAGGCCAAAGGGATTAAGTTTTGCATGAGAATGAAAGAAAACTGGTGGCTTAATGTAAAAGAATTTTCAGAGAGTGGAAGGGCGCAACAAATTGTATCATTCCGGTTACCACAAAAAGACAGGGAACTGCTAAAAGATTATCCATGGATGTTTGAAAAGGAAATAAAATGCAGACTTGTAAGTATCGCACTACCTGGTGGAGAAAAAGAGATCCTTTGTACATCTTTAATGGACAGCCGGAAATTCCCGGTAGAAGATGTTGCCGAACT
This genomic interval carries:
- a CDS encoding transposase, translating into MLTLDAQLAPYASSERDLLYKHLEKVKKGDLLLLDRGYASIALIFLLKAKGIKFCMRMKENWWLNVKEFSESGRAQQIVSFRLPQKDRELLKDYPWMFEKEIKCRLVSIALPGGEKEILCTSLMDSRKFPVEDVAELYHFRWNEEEGYKLFKARMEIENFSGKTALAVKQDFFAKVFIMSLCADLAFPIEEKVKKEYEQEKALKHQQKINRTNALSMTREICIGLFLKKLI